The stretch of DNA CCGCCGGCCTGGTTTCCCATGATGAAGAGGAACCCCAGGACGGGACTTCTTTCAAGCAAGAAGGTGAGATCGCGCTCTTCCATGGTATTCAAGCAGAGGATGAGCTCCCGGAGGTTGGGGAATCTGGCGCCACGTGGCACGGCGGCGGTGTCTGGGAGCCTAAAGACGCCAAGGCAGAGGCGGGTGAGGGAGGCGCAGCTGAAGAGCGTGGCCGGGAGGCGCAGGTCAATCGGCCAAGGGCGGTTGCCAAATACGAGTTCTTGGACCCCTTTGGCGATGAGGGTGTCGAGTCTGTTGATGTATAATGTGCTGCCTAGTCTCTTCCATTAGATCGGTTTTTTGGTTGCATtggctagagcatgcacttctacatAGTATCAGAGCCAAaaggtcttgagttcaagaccCGACTGCCACAATTAAATTGCAGCGCACTTTCGGTTCACGTTTAGGCCCGAGGAAGCCACACATGAGGGAAAGTGTTGACGTATAATGTGCTGCCTAGTCtcttttattagatcggttttttggTTGCATTGactagagcatgcacttctacagAGCCAGCGCGCCATCTCGCCTCGATGCTCGTCCATGGTGCTGCAGGTGAGGTGGACGCAGCGGAAAGGCCCCGGGTGCGCCGCGAGGGCGCTGGACACCGCGGCGGTGACGGCGCGGGGAGAGGGAGCGCCGATGATGAACGGCCCGGACGCGTCGCCGTCCGGGAGCAGATGGCTGTCGACAAGAGAGAGGGGCGCCAGCGCGAGGCGAGGGCGGCGGTGCGCGCGGCGTCCTTGGCGGGGAGGCGGGAGACGACGTCGCGGAGGACCCTTTCGGGGAGGCGACTGATGCGGTCGACGCCGTCGGGGACGCCAGATAGCGAGAGGGTGGCGGCGGGGGAGACGGGCGGGTCCGGGATGTAGGCGTACACGCAGTTGCGCTCCATTCTGGCGCACACTTGGCTCCTGGAGACGCCGAGGATCACTTGCGGGTCGTCCATGGCCGCCGGGTGGGGGAGGCGACGGCGAGGGTTTCGGTTCAGGGAGGGGGAGCAGTTGAGGAGTGGTGGCGGCCGGTGTGACTGAGAATGGAGTGGTGGGCATGTCGCTAGCTATATTGGGCCAAATGTCGGAATCAGGCCCATGAAGCAGCTTCGGCCCAACAAAGAAATTTTTAATTTTCCCAAAGGAAAAAAAGAATTTCAAATGCTCAATAGTACTAACTTTGCAAACCACCGTCCCCTCAAAAAATAAAAACTTTGCAAACCACCAATGAAAATATTCTGGAACAAGAGAAGATTTTTTGGCTTCAGCGCCGACACGCGACATGCCAATTGGCTCGGGCACAGGGGTAGTAAGATCTTTTTTCCATCACTCTGAGACGAAGCGCAAGAAGCCTAGTGGCATCAAGAAGCTACTTGATGACGCGGAGTTTGGAAGGAAAGCATGCATGATGATTAACTTTTTTGGTGATTAATTATTTCTTGGCATTGTCTTAGTCCTAGGTATTGGAACACAAGGTGACGGTAATTAACAAGGTGACGCCTTGTGATTACCCTTGCCATGAACACAAGCCTGACGGTAACTAACAAGGTGAACCAAACCACCAGGGATATGTACCATTCTCTTGGTTCAGGTGCATTAGGCGTTCTAGGGTGTATAGCACGACCATGACAATGTCCCCGGAGTTTAAATTAAGAAAACTTATTTAATTTGTTCGTGTGTTGCAACGAGACATATATGTTGGTGTTTCATTATCAATCGTAAGTAGGGCTGCAAAAAAGCTCAAGGCTCGTGATTCGCTCCAGATTGACAATTTTTTTGGCTCGACTCAAAAAGAAATGAGCTGACTAATTGCACTTTATGTAGCTTGATCGAGAAATGAGCTTATCTTGAGCCAACACTAGCTCGttcaaaatataaaaataattATATTTAATaaacctgatatatatatattagaAATAAATAGGATGATATATTATCATATATGTTGCTGTGATTTTTCTCGATTTTATCTATTACTACAAAATATGGAAGCTTAATTAAGTGCAGAGAATATTTAGGCCTCAATGTGATACGTGGTCAGCCATGTGTTCAATTCTAGTTGTTTTTTTGCCAATTCTTGAGGGCAGGCGCACATGTGTTTTCTTCTCTTGCTAACTCATCCACAATCTCTAGCTATTAGTTACTAATCTTCATTTGAGAGGGGATATGTCAAGCTACCTTGATTTTTTTATAGAGTAAAATGCATTAGTGGTCATTGAACTTATTGTGTacgctcactttgatcattgtactTAAAAATACGGTTAATATGGTCATTATATACATGCTAagatgattatacggtcactgtgAAATTGTATAACTCCGTATTCCATCCATTTGACTGGTCAAACAGGTCAAACAATCCACATGGCCTGTGGCCCTACCTGTCAGTGGGTGGAAGTAAGAAGTAGAAATGCTGCAGTGGGGACTCAAACCGAATACCTCGAGCTAATATGCGCGCAGGCTGACCAGCCGCTTCGGTTCCAATCTTGTGTCTAATTAGAGGACAAACCCTTTTATATCTTCTAGTCATTCACGTGACAGCGTTGGGATATTTCTTTTTTGCGTATGTTCATATAAGACCATTCTATTGGTTTAGATGATAGTGCATTCTAATTCATAGTGATTTCTTCTATATCGGTTTTACCGTACCAAATTGCACCATCGCAAGCGTAATTTGGCTGACGTATATATTTCTGTTGATAGCATTTATAAGCATAATTTGGAGTACTTAACACGTGTATATTACTTCTATGCATTTGGTACGGTTCTAGACATATATTAACCATTTTGATAAGTACACTCCGCCATAATTAGCTACAAGATGACCGCACGCCAAATCCCTGGTCGTCTCGTCTACTGGAGCTGCCGCTGCGGCCGCATCACTGTCGAGCCGCCGTCCACGCGTGCATGTTGAACAAAAGAAATTGGAGTGCTAATCCAATCTCGTTTTCTTGCGAGGGAAGTGCTAATGCAATTTTGGCCATGAATCATATGTACGAGTACACAGTACTGCTAAAACAGCCTTTTAAATCCTAAAAAAGGCCCGACCACTGAAGCCGAAACGATTATTATTTAAATCCCAAATGGTTCGCACGCTAAAGAAAAAAATGCAATGGCTGTCACGTGAATCTAGTAGGATATAAACGGTTTTTTGCTCAAGTTAGACAAGATGGTAGACAGGTGGAGCTGGTTGCCCTGCTCGCCTGGTTTCGACTCCACACAGGCGCCATAATTTTATTTCACCCTACTCCTTTCTTCCACCCACTGACAGGTAGGGCCCACACAGTCAGAAAAAAAACTGACAAGGCCTTGTTTGATCAGTCAAACAGATGAAATACATAGCTATACGATCTGGCAGTGACCATATAATCACCTTAACATGTATATAATGACCGTATTAACCGTATTCTTAAGTACAGTGATCAAAGTGAGTGTACATGATAAGTTCAATGACCACTAATGCATTTTACTCTTTTTTATATATTGCACTTGTTTTGGTTGGAATAATATTTCATAATGGTTTCTTGCCATGACATGTGAGCAGTACAAGGTGAGCAGTACTACCTGTCAGTCTTGCAATGACATGATTGTATCGTTGTGATCCATAATAGCTTTTTCATGCCATGACCAGATTGTATGGTATTCATGTGACTGCTAGAGTATCAAGGTCACATGATGCAATATACAGGGTAGAAAGCATTACAAGTTAGAATGTGCTTGCTGATATTGATTTTGACCTCAAGTTCACGTATGTGTTAGCTGGTCGGGAAGAATCAACCCATGATACTTACATTGTGGAGAGGCTGGTACCTCCGAAATTGCATCATCCATGGGCGATGATAAATGTTCAATTCAAAGCTCGGTTAAGTTCATGGTTAACTTTGTGAAGATATTTTTTTAGAAATGGAGGAGGACcctcggcctctgcatctggaggATGCATGTGGTCACTTTATTAATTGTTCACACAAAACATTACAAAGTAATACAACAAcaagactaaagccaccgtctaGGCAACATCTTTCGCTATTCCTATCCAAATGATGAAGGGATGCTGATAGTTTGGGCCAAATACCAAATAgacctcgcagccaaacctaacatctaagaccagAGGTCCCAttcaggacgcctgccgggtatggggtacccggtccggcgcactcctcaatcaggacgcctgccgggtatgaggccgccacAGCCACCTGCCATCAATCCATCTTCAGAGTTGTACTGTTGCATCTACCTTGCACGGTCTAGTTGCCGTCGACGCCATCAAGATGCCAGACAGCTtcctcctcctgcgcgagtccatctccgcgCATCGGACGCCGAGTCTCCACTGC from Triticum urartu cultivar G1812 chromosome 3, Tu2.1, whole genome shotgun sequence encodes:
- the LOC125547159 gene encoding uncharacterized protein LOC125547159 → MDDPQVILGVSRSQVCARMERNCVYAYIPDPPVSPAATLSLSGVPDGVDRISRLPERVLRDVVSRLPAKDAARTAALASRWRPSLLSTAICSRTATRPGRSSSALPLPAPSPPRCPAPSRRTRGLSAASTSPAAPWTSIEARWRAGSRLGSTLYINRLDTLIAKGVQELVFGNRPWPIDLRLPATLFSCASLTRLCLGVFRLPDTAAVPRGARFPNLRELILCLNTMEERDLTFLLERSPVLGFLFIMGNQAGGVRLRLQPQPAVLSLSLVALQAGSKEIIVPSVQILAIEVQFGVRNVVKKVPGFLRCFPKVETLHVQSRRICEESTGKVNLRFWQEGGPIKCIMESMKKVFFYEFRGTRSEVTFLKFVAERARVLEQMVVVVTRECFSSGDDNVSAKLKPLISAKCNNKGCKLELFKSSLDDGGTRVYSHKLASDFQFADPFDLKYYHTEQRIFAS